In the Sarcophilus harrisii chromosome 3, mSarHar1.11, whole genome shotgun sequence genome, one interval contains:
- the LOC100928295 gene encoding zinc finger protein 883: MTILHEHPAEDQGLPQAGNLEPEGMAPKSRRSLTQELVTFKDVAVDFSPEEWGLLDPDQRELHKEVMLENAENLLSLGVPVPREDFISHVERGGLRNSCPDAETLFDMKEVSANLKMISWKDLFQYHEYRTVLAKHKRNHTGEEYCEWNRHKKTLRKSSSFANDKNIHPEGKIPECHECDKAFIALSSLTKHQRIHAGEKHYECKKHGKTLREQSIPAQHERIHIKKQSYICNQCGKDFQYYSKLVQHQRLHTGDKPYECNECGKAFTKRYYLDTHQRLHTGEKPYECNVCGKAYIKSSSLLEHQKIHTGEKPYECNQCEKTFTRSCILREHQRIHTGEKPYECNKCGKTFMRSYSLIAHQRIHTGEKPYECNDCGKTFKCHSNLASHQRMHSGQKPYQCNECGKTFTHCYTLTKHHRIHTGEKPYKCNECGKAFTHCSTLTKHQRIHTGDKPYKCNECGKAFIDRSHLASHQRVHTGEKPYECNECGKTFIWSYSLLEHQRIHTGEKPYECNECGKTFMRSYSLLEHQRIHSGEKPYECNQCGKAFTQSYCLREHQRIHTGEKPYKCNECGMAFIKRSYLDVHQRIHSGENPYECNECGKTLTSHSGLAVHQRIHTGEKPYECNECGKAFTYCSSRARHQRIHTGEKPYVCNECGKAFTQRSSLGKHEKIHIRQKPHEYGNLQTKLKSCLTTERAH; encoded by the exons ATGACCATACTCCATGAACATCCTGCAGAGGACCAAGGCCTGCCCCAAGCAGGGAACTTGGAGCCTGAGGGAATGGCCCCTAAGAGTCGCAGATCCCTAACCCAG GAGTTGGTGACCTTTAAGGATGTGGCTGTGGACTTCAGCCCAGAGGAGTGGGGTCTGTTGGATCCGGATCAGAGAGAGCTGCACAAGGAGGTCATGTTGGAGAATGCTGAGAACTTGCTCTCCCTGG GAGTTCCAGTTCCCAGAGAAGATTTCATCTCCCATGTGGAGAGAGGAGGCCTAAGGAACTCCTGTCCTG ATGCAGAGACACTGTTTGATATGAAGGAGGTGAGTGCAAATCTGAAAATGATCTCATGGAAAGACCTTTTTCAATATCATGAATACAGGACTGTTCTTGCTAAGCACAAAAGAAACCACACTGGAGAGGAATATTGTGAATGGAATAGAcacaaaaaaactttaagaaagagTTCCAGTTTTGCTAATGATAAGAATATACATCCTGAAGGGAAAATACCTGAGTGTCACGAATGTGATAAAGCTTTTATTGCACTCTCTTCCCTTACCAAGCACCAGAGAATCCATGCTGGAGAGAAACATTATGAATgtaagaaacatgggaagactttgAGAGAGCAATCTATTCCTGCTCAACATGAGAGAATTCACATTAAAAAACAATCTTACatatgtaatcaatgtggaaaggattTTCAGTATTATTCCAAATTGGTTCAACATCAGAGACTCCACACTGGAGACAAGCCTTACGAATGTAacgaatgtggaaaggctttcacaaagcGTTACTATCTTGATACACACCAGAGactccacactggagagaagccttatgaatgtaatgtatgTGGAAAGGCTTACATAAAGAGCTCCAGTCTTCTTGAACATCAGaaaatccatactggagagaagccttatgaatgtaatcaatgtgaaAAGACTTTCACACGGAGTTGCATTCTTcgtgaacatcagagaatccacactggagagaagccttatgaatgtaacaaatgtggaaagactttcatgcgGAGTTACAGTCTTATTGctcatcagagaatccatactggagagaagccttacgAATGTAATGattgtggaaagactttcaaatGTCACTCTAATCTTGCTAGCCATCAGAGGATGCACTCTGGACAGAAGCCTTatcaatgtaatgaatgtggaaagactttcacacaCTGTTACACTCTTACTAAACATCAccgaatccacactggagagaagccttataaatgtaatgaatgtggaaaggctttcacacacTGTTCCACTCTtactaaacatcagagaatccacactggagataagccttacaaatgtaatgaatgtggaaaggctttcatagATCGCTCCCATCTTGCTAGCCATCAGAGAGtgcacactggagagaagccttatgaatgtaatgaatgtggaaagactttcatatgGAGTTACAGTCTTcttgaacatcagagaattcacactggagagaagccttatgaatgtaatgaatgtggaaagactttcatgcgCAGTTATAGTCTTcttgaacatcagagaatccacagtggagagaagccttatgaatgtaatcaatgtggaaaggcttttacacagAGTTACTGTCTTcgtgaacatcagagaattcacactggagaaaaaccttataaatgtaatgaatgtggaatgGCTTTCATAAAGCGTTCTTACCTTgatgtacatcagagaatccacagtggagagaatccttatgaatgtaatgaatgtggaaagactttaaCATCTCACTCCGGTCTTGctgtccatcagagaatccacactggagagaagccttatgaatgtaatgaatgtgggaaggctttcACATATTGCTCCAGTCGTGctagacatcagagaatccacactggagaaaagccttatgtatgtaatgaatgtggaaaggctttcacacagCGCAGCAGTCTAGGTAAACATGAGAAAATTCACATTAGACAAAAACCTCATGAATATGGAAACCTTCAGACAAAGCTCAAATCTTGCTTAACAACAGAGAGAGCACATTAG